The proteins below come from a single Bactrocera dorsalis isolate Fly_Bdor chromosome 5, ASM2337382v1, whole genome shotgun sequence genomic window:
- the LOC105224888 gene encoding talin-1 isoform X2, translating to MSTLSLRIQLEGGRVTKTIQFHPNTTVFDACKIIRDKFAEAVQGQPSEYGLFISDEQHQQGVWLEAGRTLGYYILHNQDTLEYRRKLRTLRVRMLDGAVKTILVDDSQPVSQLMVVICTKIGITNHEEYGLVREDNEAQNESLPDNKFGTLTLRRKFTEKDRDAKMESLRRKLKTDDEINWVDVGKTLREQGIDESETVLLRRRFFFSDQNIDSRDPVQLNLLYVQARDAILDGTHPVTQDKACEFAGIQVHIQFGPHNEAKHKPGFLDLKDFLPQSYVRVKNIEKKIFAEHKKHAALTEIDAKVLYTKTARELPTYGVTFFLVKEKMNGRNKLVPRLLGVTKDSVLRLDERTKEILVSWPLTTVRRWGASPNTFTLDFGDYANQYYSVQTTEAEQIVQLIAGYIDIILKKKQTKDHFGIEGDEGSTMVEESVAPSKATFLQHETNKIGKINTESLAHPEILRASDGQSENMHKTKEVRISTVNLTEPQRALLGYISAGQDVLLRADEELRTKAPIQELGTDLRSIEWRENTLDTSKQAVTSHVATMNAATAQIITASQFDEVDTEAISASVSQITQTIPEVTKEVRLIAALMEDSNNGDRLLDAARNLCNAFSDLLKAAEPESKEPSQNLINAASRVGEATTHVLSTIAEEEAPENSDLHDMLLTLAKAVANTTAALMLRAKAIAASCEDEESRNRVIGAASQCALATSQLVACAKVVAPTLHNAACREQLEAAARNVARAVNNLCEVCNDATNDPKLKNDLLAAARDVSKSLSDMLDHVKLSSREYASRTSQEMSPVENVIIGTDILVASNDPQEMVRHAKTLGQATAQLIQSIKGEADQQKDEDMQRRLLSAAKQLADATAKLVEAARLCSGNPQNTENQNALRRAAEELREITTTTANTPAMKRNLIHRLEYCSKQAASAATQCISAAQNAVQHSDDHQTKEQLLQDCKRAADTIPRLVTSVKTTRSSPDDPNAQLNLIEAAEQFIEPAIQVSRSARALQPTVTDIPSATQLSKSALYLGQTVSELNSAAQRAREACGGQELESALEAVRNLHNVLDDTRKAAQSGSIRPLPGETVENTAQQLRISAKNVGLALRQLLSSVIQEQRRYAGVAGRDTALALGDFTKSVHGVAATTKNPVVIDCADDVVLHSARLIEEAQRTLQNVGNTDALTKAGRDVTAALSKTVDCIPGQREVDNALRNVSELSEILSMSEFPPSERNYNTLQSELKQVAEGLSAASGQIVQAYDSPAQLADTSQNFATNYRDLLAVSMEMVGQTPDEVVRSEMIDRLRNVSTQSCSLLSAAKSIAADPGQPNAKNLLHAAARSVIESINKLVDASIQSAPGQKECDNAIRNIEGLRVMLDYPHEPINEQGYFECVENATGKSRNLGYAISEMINNAKQSNHVGFGQSVNTVGESIHSLIESSAQAAYLIGVSHPSSVAGRPGIIDQAQLSWAYQGIRQHCEIVSSAKATKQQKISALTVIAKHTSYLCSICRQASMNTNNPVAKNEFIVLAKQVATATSNLVQEIKSIEDEPSTPTRARLVEPLLESVKAVRQYASSPEFISVPAKISAEGRKAQEPVINAGRGVIDGVIEMVKAAKSLALSPDDPPVWQQLSNASAPVSESVKRLVDNIREKAPGQAQCEQVLQTLNTCTRELDSCAMAVSAQGLSQRRDNNLHGFSGQTLNSAAELIDKLEPIRMAGKNNAEQLGHAVGEISRYIVPMVNGAIGACTHIVHTNQQMSLINQTKSVVESAVTLVQAAKDSAGNPRSTHAHTHLDESIDYTRQAIQELTETVEKINADMGVVTGLMEQVNRAITRLTDKRQSLLNASYSDSFVDYQTRMVQSAKEIARLANDMNAKATIEPQLLPQIALEMTQHYTQLTQDSVGASTTTSTPDVAMRIRSSVVDLGRSVSSMIQSGATGARPNDVSSQGEIARNARDVSEKVAQVLAALQAGSRGTQACINAAHTVSGIIGDLDTTIMFATAGTLHSDGDGSFADHREHILQTAKALVEDTKVLVTGAAGTQEELANAAQNAVSTILQLSEAVKRGACSLGSTQPDSQVMVINAVKDVASALGDLINATKLASGKPIHDPSMQDLKESARVMVLNVSSLLKTVKAVEDEHTRGTRAMESTVEAISQEIRAIHSPPPPGSAQCGPEDLIRVTKNVTLATAKAVAAGASNLQTDIVAAANLGRRAISEMLLICRSVAWNCAETEDLRQRTLEAGASVGESYRELLNGILHNCSADDRVHLSRRVAKSVTDLVAMARLLKGSDWIDPEDPTVIAENELLGAAASIDAAAKKLASLRPRRQPDVKIELDENMKFDEMILEAAKGIMAASSALVRAANAAQRELIDQGKVARRPLTSSDDGQWSEGLISAARLVAAATHSLVEAAQNLVRGVGTEEMLISTAKQVAASTAQLLIACKVKSNPNSEAGRRLQAAGNQVIKSTENLVRAAQQGLEDEEEKTLKINTSMVDGMAQEINARSDVLRMEKQLEEARQKLITIRHARAMQKKTQGFGTDESDTEYAQSTYGTLQKSQNNTLNRSAGYPSDVPTSPSYYSQQQQAKHHYNYATHPQHFHHPAAVSPPPPPMSHQYASVGDLNGGIELPPPPPPLSTTLYNMQAATAAGSGGSTFRPNPKLTANAVPRPYPGSPTAGGAGGSLLGTNSGVSGAKLTQSPTSKANVSNYHQQQQQSFENTTTATTTIAGNAAHQTQSPQQKSSSSVNRKLEACVQDLHDKTFGQGGVVQITGAGAYPGQNYEGYTSRYETRNYEKSNETVDKPLDSNFSQLTLSTDGGKVSIIDQGSERLTSMTQRVMERKTFSTTTETRSEKKTESHSFRME from the exons ATGTCAACACTATCGTTACGTATACAGTTAGAGGGTGGCCGTGTCACAAAGACCATACAATTCCATCCCAATACGACAGTATTTGATGCCTGTAAAATTATACGGGATAAGTTTGCCGAAGCTGTGCAGGGACAAC CCAGCGAATATGGTCTATTTATATCGGATGAGCAACATCAACAGGGCGTTTGGCTGGAAGCCGGCCGTACACTCGGCTATTATATACTCCACAATCAGGACACGCTGGAATATCGACGTAAGCTACGTACGTTGCGTGTGCGTATGTTGGACGGTGCCGTGAAGACCATACTTGTCGATGACTCGCAACCGGTGTCGCAATTAATGGTGGTCATTTGCACGAAAATTGGCATCACCAATCATGAGGAGTATGGACTGGTGCGCGAGGATAACGAGGCGCAGAATGAGAGCCTGCCGGATAATAAGTTTGGCACGTTGACGTTGCGTCGGAAATTCACCGAAAAGGATCGTGATGCGAAGATGGAAAGTTTGCGCCGGAAGCTGAAAACCGATGATGAAA TCAATTGGGTGGATGTCGGTAAGACGTTGCGCGAACAAGGCATTGATGAGTCGGAAACGGTTTTGTTGCGTCGTCGCTTCTTCTTCTCGGATCAAAATATTGACTCACGTGATCCGGTGCAATTGAATTTGTTGTACGTGCAGGCGCGTGACGCCATACTCGATGGCACACATCCCGTTACACAGGATAAAG CTTGTGAATTCGCTGGCATACAAGTGCACATACAATTCGGCCCACACAACGAAGCCAAGCATAAGCCCGGATTTTTAGA TTTAAAGGATTTCCTGCCGCAATCCTACGTACGTGTGAAGAacattgaaaagaaaatatttgcagaGCATAAGAAACACGCCGCTCTGACGGAAATCGACGCCAAAGTCTTGTATACGAAGACGGCACGTGAGCTGCCTACCTACGGTGTGACATTCTTCTTGGTGAAGGAGAAGATGAACGGACGCAATAAGTTGGTGCCACGCTTGTTGGGCGTGACCAAAGATTCCGTATTGCGTTTGGATGAACGCACCAAGGAGATTTTAGTATCGTGGCCATTGACGACAGTACGTCGTTGGGGCGCCTCACCGAATACCTTCACATTGGATTTCGGTGATTATGCCAATCAATATTACTCGGTGCAAACAACCGAGGCTGAGCAAATTGTACAGCTAATCGCTGGTTATATTGATATTATATTGAAGAAGAAACAAACCAAAGATCATTTTGGTATCGAGGGAGATGAGGGCTCCACCATGGTGGAGGAGTCAGTTGCGCCCTCAAA aGCAACATTCTTGCAAcatgaaacaaataaaattggtaaaatcaaTACCGAGTCGCTGGCACATCCCGAAATACTGCGTGCATCCGATG gTCAAAGCGAAAATATGCATAAA ACGAAGGAGGTACGCATAAGTACTGTGAACCTAACAGAACCGCAACGCGCGCTACTCGGCTACATCTCGGCGGGTCAAGATGTCTTGCTGCGTGCCGATGAGGAGCTTAGAACGAAG GCGCCCATACAGGAGCTCGGCACCGACTTGCGTTCGATCGAATGGCGAGAGAACACTTTGGACACTTCGAAACAGGCCGTGACCAGTCATGTGGCCACCATGAATGCGGCTACCGCACAAATTATAACCGCCTCACAGTTCGATGAGGTCGATACGGAGGCCATCTCCGCGTCCGTTTCACAAATAACACAAACCATACCGGAAGTAACGAAGGAGGTGCGTCTAATCGCCGCGCTCATGGAGGATAGCAACAATGGTGATCGTTTGTTGGATGCCGCGCGTAATTTATGTAATGCGTTTAGCGATTTGTTGAAGGCCGCCGAGCCGGAGAGCAAAGAACCTTCACAGAATCTAATCAATGCCGCTAGTCGTGTGGGTGAAGCGACGACGCATGTGCTCAGCACCATCGCTGAAGAGGAAGCGCCTGAAAATAGTGATTTGCATGATATGCTCTTGACTTTGGCCAAGGCCGTGGCGAATACCACTGCCGCTTTGATGCTGCGCGCCAAGGCGATCGCGGCCAGCTGCGAGGATGAGGAGTCACGCAATCGCGTTATTGGCGCGGCCAGTCAATGCGCTTTGGCTACGAGTCAGCTGGTGGCTTGCGCTAAGGTTGTCGCGCCAACGTTGCATAATGCCGCTTGTCGTGAGCAATTGGAGGCGGCGGCGCGTAATGTGGCGCGCGCTGTTAACAACTTGTGCGAGGTGTGCAATGATGCCACCAACGATCCGAAATTGAAGAATGATCTGCTCGCCGCTGCACGTGATGTGTCGAAGAGTTTGAGTGACATGTTGGATCATGTGAAGTTGAGTTCGCGCGAATATGCTAGTCGCACCAGCCAAGAAATGAGTCCGGTGGAGAATGTTATTATCGGCACGGACATATTGGTGGCTTCCAACGATCCACAAGAAATGGTACGTCACGCTAAAACGCTCGGACAAGCGACCGCACAATTGATACAGAGCATCAAGGGTGAGGCGGATCAACAGAAGGATGAGGATATGCAACGTCGTTTGCTTTCAGCCGCCAAGCAGTTGGCCGATGCTACAGCAAAACTCGTCGAAGCGGCGCGCCTCTGCTCTGGTAATCCACAAAACACCGAAAATCAAAATGCTTTGCGTCGGGCAGCCGAAGAGTTGCGTGAAATCACCACCACCACTGCAAATACGCCAGCTATGAAACGTAATCTAATTCATCGTCTCGAGTACTGCTCCAAACAGGCAGCCTCGGCGGCTACACAATGCATTTCGGCAGCACAGAATGCCGTGCAGCATAGTGATGACCATCAAACTAAGGAGCAATTGTTGCAAGACTGCAAACGCGCAGCCGACACAATACCACGTCTGGTGACCTCGGTGAAGACCACACGTTCCAGTCCAGACGATCCCAATGCCCAACTAAATCTAATCGAAGCCGCTGAGCAATTTATCGAACCAGCCATACAGGTATCGCGTTCCGCACGCGCGCTACAACCCACCGTCACCGATATACCCTCAGCTACACAGCTCTCGAAGAGCGCACTTTATCTGGGTCAAACCGTGTCCGAATTGAATTCGGCCGCTCAACGTGCACGTGAAGCTTGCGGCGGTCAAGAATTGGAGTCTGCTTTGGAGGCGGTGCGCAATCTGCATAACGTGCTGGACGACACACGTAAGGCGGCGCAATCGGGCAGCATTCGTCCATTACCTGGCGAGACGGTCGAAAACACCGCACAACAGCTGCGCATATCCGCCAAGAATGTGGGTCTTGCGCTCAGACAGTTACTCTCATCGGTTATACAAGAACAACGTCGTTACGCCGGTGTGGCCGGACGTGATACCGCTTTAGCGCTCGGTGATTTCACAAAGAGCGTACATGGCGTCGCGGCCACAACGAAGAACCCGGTTGTAATAGACTGTGCCGACGATGTGGTATTGCACTCGGCACGCCTGATCGAAGAAGCGCAACGCACACTGCAAAATGTCGGCAACACCGATGCGCTAACCAAAGCGGGACGTGATGTGACCGCTGCGCTTTCGAAGACCGTCGATTGCATACCTGGTCAACGTGAAGTGGATAACGCCTTGCGTAATGTGAGCGAATTAAGTGAAATACTCTCGATGAGTGAATTCCCACCTTCGGAACGTAACTACAACACATTGCAGTCGGAGTTGAAACAGGTCGCCGAGGGTCTCAGCGCAGCTAGCGGTCAAATAGTACAGGCGTACGATAGTCCCGCGCAATTAGCCGATACTAGCCAAAACTTTGCCACCAACTATCGCGATCTGCTCGCTGTTTCAATGGAGATGGTCGGCCAAACGCCCGATGAGGTCGTACGCTCCGAAATGATCGACCGTTTGCGCAATGTCTCCACGCAATCTTGTTCATTGCTGTCTGCCGCCAAGTCCATTGCCGCCGACCCAGGTCAACCAAATGCCAAGAATCTATTGCATGCTGCAGCTCGGAGCGTCATCGAAAGCATAAACAAACTCGTCGACGCCAGCATACAATCGGCGCCGGGACAAAAGGAGTGCGACAATGCCATACGCAACATTGAGGGTCTGCGCGTAATGCTGGACTATCCACATGAGCCCATCAACGAACAGGGTTACTTCGAATGCGTGGAGAATGCGACCGGCAAGTCACGCAATTTGGGTTACGCCATTTCCGAGATGATTAACAATGCAAAACAATCGAATCACGTTGGTTTTGGTCAGTCGGTGAACACCGTGGGAGAGTCCATACACAGCTTGATCGAGTCATCTGCACAGGCCGCCTATTTAATTGGTGTATCGCATCCGAGTAGCGTCGCCGGACGTCCGGGTATCATTGATCAGGCTCAACTGAGCTGGGCTTATCAGGGCATTCGTCAGCATTGCGAGATTGTGAGCAGCGCCAAAGCCACGAAGCAACAAAAGATATCGGCGCTAACGGTAATCGCCAAGCATACCAGCTATTTATGCTCCATCTGCCGACAGGCCAGCATGAACACCAACAATCCCGTGGCAAAGAATGAATTCATTGTGTTGGCTAAACAAGTTGCCACAGCCACCTCGAACTTGGTACAGGAGATAAAGAGTATTGAGGACGAACCATCCACACCAACGCGCGCACGCCTCGTAGAACCGCTATTGGAGTCTGTGAAAGCGGTACGTCAATATGCTTCCAGTCCGGAATTTATTTCGGTGCCAGCAAAGATTTCCGCCGAAGGTCGCAAGGCACAAGAACCGGTCATCAATGCTGGACGCGGTGTTATTGACGGCGTGATAGAAATGGTGAAGGCGGCAAAATCATTGGCGCTCTCACCGGATGATCCACCAGTGTGGCAACAACTTTCCAATGCCTCAGCGCCCGTCTCCGAATCCGTGAAACGCCTGGTAGATAACATACGCGAGAAAGCGCCGGGTCAGGCGCAATGCGAACAGGTGTTACAAACGCTGAACACGTGCACGCGTGAATTGGATAGCTGCGCCATGGCTGTGAGCGCGCAGGGTTTGAGTCAACGCCGCGATAACAATTTGCATGGCTTCAGCGGTCAAACCTTGAATTCCGCCGCTGAGTTAATTGACAAGCTCGAACCCATACGCATGGCGGGCAAGAATAATGCCGAGCAATTGGGACATGCTGTCGGCGAGATTTCACGCTACATTGTGCCCATGGTGAATGGCGCCATCGGCGCTTGCACGCACATCGTTCACACCAACCAACAAATGAGTTTGATCAATCAAACGAAATCAGTGGTTGAGAGCGCTGTCACACTAGTGCAAGCCGCTAAAGattcggccggcaatccacgttccacacatgcgcacacacacttGGACGAGTCGATCGATTACACGCGTCAAGCGATACAAGAGCTTACGGAAACGGTTGAAAAGATCAACGCGGACATGGGTGTCGTAACGGGTCTGATGGAGCAAGTGAATCGTGCCATTACACGTTTGACCGACAAACGTCAATCGTTGCTTAATGCCTCCTACTCCGACTCCTTTGTTGACTATCAAACACGCATGGTGCAATCGGCTAAGGAAATTGCACGCCTAGCAAACGACATGAACGCCAAGGCAACCATCGAACCGCAACTACTGCCGCAAATTGCCTTAGAAATGACACAGCATTACACGCAGTTGACACAGGATTCGGTGGGCGCATCCACTACCACGTCCACACCGGATGTAGCTATGCGCATACGTTCGAGTGTGGTGGATTTGGGTCGTTCGGTCAGCTCTATGATACAATCCGGCGCAACTGGCGCACGTCCCAACGACGTGTCGAGTCAAGGCGAAATCGCACGCAATGCACGTGACGTCTCCGAAAAGGTTGCACAGGTTTTGGCTGCGCTACAGGCCGGTTCACGCGGCACCCAAGCTTGCATTAATGCTGCGCACACCGTGTCCGGCATAATTGGCGATCTCGATACGACCATCATGTTTGCCACTGCCGGTACTTTGCATTCGGACGGCGATGGTTCATTCGCCGATCATCGCGAACACATTCTACAAACCGCCAAGGCTTTGGTGGAGGACACAAAAGTACTGGTCACAGGCGCTGCAGGCACACAAGAGGAACTGGCGAACGCCGCACAGAATGCCGTCTCAACTATAT TACAACTTTCGGAAGCTGTTAAGCGTGGCGCTTGTAGTCTAGGCTCTACACAGCCGGATTCGCAAGTTATGGTTATCAATGCTGTTAAGGACGTCGCTTCGGCCTTGGGTGATCTGATTAATGCCACCAAATTGGCCTCAGGCAAACCCATACACGATCCATCGATGCAAGATTTGAAGGAGAGCGCTAGG GTAATGGTGCTAAATGTATCTTCATTACTGAAGACTGTCAAGGCTGTTGAAGATGAACACACACGAGGCACGCGCGCCATGGAGTCCACCGTTGAGGCCATTTCACAGGAAATACGC GCCATCCACTCACCACCACCACCCGGCAGCGCCCAATGCGGTCCTGAAGATTTGATACGCGTCACCAAGAATGTGACACTGGCCACGGCAAAAGCCGTCGCCGCCGGTGCTTCCAATTTACAGACCGATATTGTCGCAGCCGCCAATTTGGGCCGACGCGCCATATCCGAAATGCTACTAATTTGCCGTTCGGTTGCATGGAATTGTGCCGAGACGGAAGATTTGCGTCAACGCACACTCGAAGCTGGTGCCTCTGTCGGCGAGTCCTATCGTGAACTCTTGAATGGCATACTACACAATTGTTCGGCCGATGATCGTGTACATCTGTCGCGTCGTGTGGCGAAGAGCGTTACCGATCTGGTGGCTATGGCGCGCCTACTAAAGGGTTCGGATTGGATTGATCCCGAAGATCCGACCGTGATTGCTGAAAATGAGCTGCTCGGCGCGGCGGCATCTATTGATGCGGCGGCTAAGAAGCTGGCGTCGCTACGGCCGCGTCGTCAACCCGATGTGAAG ATCGAGTTGGACGAGAACATGAAGTTCGATGAAATGATTTTGGAGGCCGCCAAAGGCATTATGGCCGCTTCGTCGGCTTTGGTGCGTGCTGCCAACGCGGCGCAACGCGAACTCATCGACCAGGGTAAAGTTGCGCGTCGTCCGCTCACCTCCTCCGATGATGGACAATGGTCGGAAGGCCTCATATCGGCGGCGCGTCTTGTTGCTGCCGCCACACACAGCTTGGTTGAGGCCGCACAGAATTTGGTGCGCGGCGTAGGCACCGAGGAAATGCTAATTTCCACCGCCAAGCAAGTGGCCGCCTCAACGGCACAACTGCTTATTGCTTGTAAAGTTAAATCGAATCCGAATTCGGAAGCTGGACGCCGCCTGCAAGCGGCAGGCAATCAAGTGATCAAGTCTACAGAGAATTTGGTGCGCGCCGCTCAACAAGGATTGGAGGATGAGGAGGAGAAGACATTGAAAATCAACACGTCGATGGTGGATGGCATGGCGCAGGAGATTAACGCGCGCTCCGATGTGCTGCGCATGGAGAAGCAGTTGGAGGAGGCGCGCCAGAAACTCATCACCATTAGACATGCGCGCGCGATGCAGAAGAAGACACAAGGTTTCGGCACAGACGAGAGTGACACGGAGTATGCGCAGTCCACCTATGGCACATTGCAGAAGAGTcaaaataat ACACTAAACCGTTCGGCGGGCTACCCCTCGGATGTGCCCACCTCGCCGAGTTATTACagtcaacaacagcaagcgAAGCATCATTACAACTACGCGACACACCCACAGCATTTCCATCATCCCGCCGCTGTGtcgccaccgccaccaccgaTGAGCCATCAATATGCCAGCGTTGGTGATTTGAATGGTGGCATCGAGttgccaccgccgccgccaccactcTCCACCACACTCTACAACATGCAGGCAGCCACTGCAGCGGGCAGTGGTGGCAGCACTTTTAGACCTAACCCCAAACTAACAGCCAACGCCGTGCCACGCCCCTACCCCGGTAGTCCGACAGCGGGTGGTGCTGGTGGCAGTTTATTAGGTACTAACAGCGGTGTTAGCGGTGCTAAACTCACACAATCACCCACTTCCAAAGCGAATGTTAGTAattatcatcaacaacaacaacaatctttTGAAAATACCAccaccgctacaacaacaatcgcTGGCAATGCTGCTCACCAAACGCAGTCACCACAACAGAAGTCATCGTCGTCGGTTAATCGCAAATTGGAAGCTTGTGTACAGGATTTGCATGACAAGACGTTCGGCCAGGGTGGTGTGGTGCAGATTACCGGTGCGGGCGCTTATCCAGGTCAAAACTATGAGGGTTATACCTCGAG ATATGAAACGCGCAATTACGAGAAGAGCAATGAAACGGTGGACAAACCATTGGACTCCAACTTCTCGCAATTAACGCTCAGCACTGACGGCGGCAAAGTCAGCATCATTGATCAGGGCTCGGAGCGTTTGACATCGATGACACAGCGTGTTATGGAACGCAAAACATTTAGCACCACAACCGAGACGCGTTCGGAGAAGAAAACCGAGTCGCATAGTTTTCGCATGGAGTAG